In the genome of Nomascus leucogenys isolate Asia chromosome 12, Asia_NLE_v1, whole genome shotgun sequence, the window cctcccatagtgctgggattacaggtgtgagccaccatgcccagcctattctttTCTTAGAGGGGCTTTTCTTGACAACCTAACTAAACCACTCTCCCCGCCCCCCGGCCCCACCAAACCTTCCTGTCACAGCTCTGGAGTCTTCACTACCCAAAATTACGTTGTTAGTTTACCTCATCCatgtattcatcaaatattttttgaactcAACTCGTAACATGTTCCAGGCACTGATTTAGCCTCTGGGGATAAACTGGTGAACAAGATAAAGTTCTTCTCCATTAACTATAGTCCCTAGTACTAGGTTAACACATATTTGCTGatcaaatgaatggataaaaccatcttctttttttcttttttttttttttaaatggagtcttgctctgtcatccaggctggagtgcagtagtgggatcttggttcactgcaatctttggctccccggttcaagagattctcctgcctcagcctcccgagtagctgagattacaggcatgcaccaccacacaaagctaatttttatttttaattttagtagagacaggatttcaccatgttgggctaggctgatctcgaactcctgacctcaagtgatctgcccgccttggcctcccaaaatgttgggattacaggcgtgagccacagcaatCTTAAAAAGAGGAGTTATTGGCCTTAATTTCATATGAGATCATGACTTGTGTGATGGAGCTGGATTTGAACTGGACCTGATCTCCTTTCCAGTACTTCTCCACCTCACCTCCTTTTTTACTGCCTTCAGCCATGGGCTGTTTCTTGGCTAATTCTGTTCTCCCTGCCTGGTGATCCAGGACAGAATCACTGACAGTGTGGGGCCATTGTGGAGAATTCCAGGCTAGGggagaaggaggtctgctttgaaGTCTAGCCTCTGCAAGATTAAGTGTGATCTTGGAGAGTTCACTGTGTTTCTCTGGGCTTCTGATGTCACATTgccaaagcaggaagaagaaagtcCTTTGGGAAGTGTGGGGTTGAACCGCCAGCCACTGTGCTTCTGCTCTGGGCATCTCCCTGGCTTCCCAGGACTGTGTCCTGGGACTGGCCCCTGCCCCTCTGGGGGCCTCTGCCCACAGCCTTGCCATCCCACTGGCAGCTCTGGGCTCCTGCCTGGCTGCTGCAGGCTCTGAGCTCTTTCCCCAGGGAATTACGCTAGCCAGCCAGGAGGCTTGCAGGTGGGCACCCTGCCAAGTCTAGTCTGGTGGCCCCTCCACCTGCCATCTGGCAGCTGGGACCCCTGCCTTAACTCTGGACTTGGGGGCAGGGTGAGTGATCTGCTGCTGGATGAGTATCTTCAGGCCTCCTAATCATACTCTACTGGAGCAGAGTACCCacggactcctggcctcagtttcctttctgtGCCCCTGCACCCCATTTGAGGGGCGGGGTCGGCAGATGGGCGGGATCAGTGgcgaaggtgggaggagggcctGGAGAGcagcccctccccctcctctgtcTGGAGCCGGTGCTCTGCGGCGGGGCGGGAGGGCGCGCATCCCTATAGTGCTGGGTTACAGTGAAGGCACGCCCCGCGCTCTGCTCTGGAGAGGCAGGGTGGGATAGGGAACGTCCCGAGTGGCGCCCGCAGTCATGGTGGTGTTCGTGGGCCGCCACCTCCCGGCGCTCCTAGGGCTGTTTAAGAAGAAGGGTGAGTGGGTGTGgcttggggggaggggagggatgcTCGATACCTCGCTTTGCCAGACCCTTATGTAGAATGAGGGATCAAGGCTGGGCAAGAGtaatggggtgggggctgggggctgataATGAGGCCAGAATCTCCCGTCCGGCTGTGCTTTTGTCCAGCCGCTTTGTTGCTGCCTTTGTCTGGGCCCTGCTTGTGGCTTGGGAGGATGGATCCAGGTGTCTCTGACCTTGAAGTCAGCAGCCTCCCTGCTGGGGTACCCACACTTCACTGGGTACAGCCTCCTAGTCAAGATGTACTAGCTTTTCCTGGTGTGCCGGGGAGGGTGGGACGTGGGCGGCCCAGAAGAGAGGAGAGTAGTACCGCTGGAAGTTGGGGAGCCTGCTCAGTGAAATCCCGTTTAGAGGCCTGGGAATGGAGAGGTTTTGGAGGGAGGGGCctgttcctccttccttctcctagGAATTGGGCTTTCAGACCTGGATTAAGAGTTTATTGGACTTTTGAGGGTTAGGGGCCACCAGTCTGTGTGATCTGGGAGTCCTGTCTGGGAACCTGGAGTTGAGTCCAGGGTCCGTCTGACTCCTATTGTTGGGTGACCTTAGGCAAGGCCTTGCCCCTTTGAACCgcttccccatttgtaaaatctGGGGATCTCGGGCACTGGTCTGGTTGGATCTGTTGGGGGCCTCCTAGCTCTGACCTGTGGGATTCCTGCAGACTCCCTACGGCAGGAGCTCTGGCTGTTGACGAatgggctgagggaggaggaaaggcaggTTTCTGAACTGAAGACCCTGCTCCTGGAGCATGGCCCTTTAAAGGGCTTGTTTTGTTCCTGTCCCTTTATAAGGTGTTACCAAGGTCACATGACCCTTCCAGCACTTTTGCTTATGTTGTGGGTTTCATTTAAAGGGGGGCTGGGGCTGCAAAGTGCTGACACAGCCCCCCATCCCCAGGATTAGATGGCCAGCCCCTCCATAGGCGGGGCTTGTAACAGGATCCTTTGTAATGGATCCCTGGCTCCTCTGCAacaggggccagggccagggcctgcAGGAGAGGGGGTGCCTGGGACTATTTCCCCAGGGCCAGGGCCTGCAGGAGAGGGGATGCCTGGGACTATTTCCCCAGGGCCAGGGCCTGCAGGAGAGGGGGTGCCTGGGACTATTTCCCCAAGAGACACTGGAGCTCCCTTGGGCAGGTGGAGGGGCCTGAGTCTttcttctcccacctctgcccatCCTTCCACTGAGGGGCAGCCACATGGGTGAGTAGGGGACCCAGGAGGCTATCTCCCTGGTCTGCATCCCCCTTAGGATTTTCTGGGAATCTGGTTGTAACTCATGCCAGCTCTCTCTCCTTCCTAATTTCCTGTGGTATCTTCTTCCTGGACCTGGGTCAAGTGGTGGCATGAAAAGAGTGGTTTGTTTTCTTGTGAAGTGGGGTTTTGGGTATGGAGGCGAGAGCAGTGTATTTGCTATGGGCTATGTGTATACTCGGGATGTCTTTTGTGGGGCCCTGAGTGACGTGTGAGTACATAGTCGTGTATATACTTGGTTACTGTTTGTGTATATACAGAGCAGGGACTGTGGGTGTTGTGCGTTTACGTGCGGGCTGGGTGTGCTCGGTGTGTGTACCTATATGTGTTTATACTCGGATGCCCTTTGTTTATATACATGAATGACATCTGTGGGTGCTGTGTACACACACAGTAGACCTGTGTACctgtgtgtcctgtgtgtggtgccTTGTATGGGGCCCTTTGTGTGGTGTGGGTACTCAGATTTATGTACACTTGGGTGTAGTTTGTATATATGGGGGCTGTGTGTGTTGAGTATTTACTCCAGAACTGTGGGCTATGTGTCCAGACTGGGGGAAGGGGGCATTGCTTGTATATGCAAGGGCCGTGTGCAGTCTGGGGGCCATGAGTGCCCCTGCCGTGGGACCTGTGCACCTGCAGGGCCCAGATGCCTTTGCCtcatttcccttcctcctccctcctacTAGGCTCTGCCAAGGCTGAGAATGACAAACGTCTAAGTGTAGGGCCCGGCCAGGGGCCAGGGTCTGCAGTGGATGAGCACCAGGACAACGTCTTCTTTCCCAGTGGGCGACCCCCCCACCTGGAAGAGCTGCACACTCAGGCCCAGGAGGGGCTCCGCTCCCTACAACACCAAGGTAAgcttcctctccactcccctcccctctcctccctctagtGCTGCACTGTCAGCTGTCAAGGTCAGGGGCCTAACCCAACAAACCCTTCTGGTGtcttccagagaaacagaaactgaaCAAGGGCGGCTGGGACCATGGAGACACCCAGAGTATCCAGGTGAGCCCTGCCTCCAGCGCAGTCCTGACTCTTCTCTACCTGCTTGACCCCTGGCAAGGATGTCTTGGAAcatttctgggtctcagtttctttatcacAAAGGGCCACACTAAATGACCCCTGAGGGCTAGTCCAGAGTTGCTCAGTGCTAGGTGATGCTGGAGGGGATCTGTGACTCAAAAGTTCAAgtgggaggctgggtgtggtggcttacacctgtaacctcagcactttgggacgccgaggtgggcggatcacttgaggtcaggatttcgagaccagcctggccaaagtggtgaaaccctgtctctaccaaaaatacaaaaattagccaggcatggtgggaggtacctataatcctagctgcttgagaggctgaggcaggataatcgattgaacttgggaggcggaggttgcggtgagccaagatttcgctactgcactccagcctgagctggatttatctcaaaaaaaagttccAATGGGGAGCCTTGAGGAGGCAGCCCCACCTAGATCTCCTTCTACCCTGACAGTCCTCCCGGACGGGGCCGGATGAAGACAACATCTCCTTCTGCAGCCAGACCACATCCTACGTGGCTGAGAGCACCACAGCGGAGGACGCGCTCTCCATCCGCTCCGAGATGATCCAGCGCAAAGGTGGATTCTTGGGCAGGGAAGAGGGACGGTGGGCACCATTGGGTCCCAGCATCTGTAGCTTCTTCTCCTCCTTATCCAGCGTTTCGCCAGGCTGTCTGATTCAATGAATTCGGGAAACACAGTACCCTGTGTCCTCTTGCACATTCATGATACACACTAACTATAAAGCAGTTAAGAGTTAGAAAATCTTGgcggccgggcaccgtggcttatgcctgtaatcccagcactttgggaggtcgaggcaggcgggtcacaaggtcaggagatggagaccatcctggctaacacggtgaaaccccgtctctactaaaaatacaaaaaattagccttgcctggtggcgggtgcctgtaatcccagctacttgggaggctgaggcaggagaatggcgtgaacccgggaggtggagctcgcagtgagccgagatagcgccactgcactccagcctggttgacagtgtgagactccatatcaaaaaaaaaaaaaaaaaaaaaagagttagaaaaTCTTAACTGTTGGAGGCCTGGTGTAACTAcatgccagctgtgtgaccttgggaaaacccttaacctctctgaacttctgtTTGATGTTCTATAAAAATGAGGATAAGTACCCTATTGGAATGAATGCCAAATGTTTAGCATGACGACTAACAATAATATGTTTACTAAATAATAAGCTATCACTAACGGGAAATTACTATTGTTGACTTAGTAGCCTTCCAGAAGTCTTACAGAAAAGAAGCCTCTAGCTTTGTTTAACCTAGCCTTGCCCATACCCACTTGACTGTGGAAACCATTTCTCACGGAGCTCTTATTACAAAAGTAGTGCCCTGCAGAATGTGCCCTGAGTCCTGTGCTCTAACAGTTTTTCTCCCATGACTGGCCCCCAGGCTCCACTTTCCGACCCCATGACTCATTTCCCAAATCTGGAAAGTcagggcggcggcggcgggagcggCGGAGCACGGTGCTGGGACTCCCGCAGCACGTGCAGGAGGAGCTTGGTGAGGCCCGGGTTAGGAGGgcagtggtggggtggggagggagcctTGGTCATCCCCTCTCTGCTGACCCCACCTCCTCCCCGTCCCTTCCAGGCCTGCGGAATGAGCGCGAGGCACCATGCACGCCCCGGGCCCCTGGCGCACGGGATGCTATACGCATCCCCACGGTGGACGGCCGCCCCCGAGGCACCTCAGGGATGGGGGCCCGGGTGTCCCTGCAGGCGctggaggcggaggcggaggctggcGCTGAGACAGAGGCCATGCTGCAGCGCCACATTGACCGTGTCTACCGGGATGACACCTTTGTTGGCCGGTCCACGGGCGCCCGGCCCCCACCATTGACCCGGCCCATGTCCCTAGCAGTGCCTGGATTGACAGGAGGGGCAGGGCCTGCAGAGCCCCTGAGCCCGGCCATGTCCATCTCCCCCCAGGCCACCTACCTGTCGAAGTTGATTCCACATGCTGTGCTGCCGCCTACAGTGGACGTGGTGGCCCTGGGCCGCTGCAGCCTGCGCACCCTAAGCCGCTGCAGCCTGCACTCGGCCAGCCCAGCCTCCGTCCGCTCGCTGGGGCGCTTCTCCTCCGTCTCCAGCCCACAGCCCCGCAGCCGCCACCCATCCTCCTCCAGTGACACCTGGAGCCACTCTCAGTCCTCCGACACCATCGTGTCTGACGGTTCCACCCTCTCCTCTAAGGGTGGCTCTGAGGGCCAGCCGGAGAGCTCTACGGCTAGCAATAGCGTGGCACCCCCTCCCCAGGGAGGCAGTGGGAGGGGCTCCCCCAGTGGGGGCAGCACTGCTGAGGCCTCAGACACACTCAGCATTCGGAGCAGCGGGCAGTTGTCTGGCCGGAGTGTGTCCCTACGGAAGCTGAAGCGgcctccaccccctccccgccGGACCCACTCCCTCCATCAGCGGGGCTTAGCAGTGCCTGATGGGCCCTTAGGGTTGCCCCCTAAGCCTGAGCGTAAGCAGCAGCCCCAGCTGCCTCGGCCACCCACCACTGGTGGCTCAGAAGGGGCAGGGGCAGCACCCTGTCCACCCAACCCAGCCAACAGCTGGGTGCCTGGCTTGTCTCCGGGTGGTTCCCGGCGCCCCCCACGCTCCCCAGAACGGACACTTTCGCCCTCCAGTGGATACTCGAGCCAAAGTGGTACTCCCACTCTCCCTCCCAAGGGCCTGGCAGGTCCCCCCGCTTCCCCAGGCAAGGCCCAGCCCCCTAAACCAGAGCGAGTCACGTCCCTTCGCTCCCCTGGGGcctctgtctcctcttccctCACGTCTCTATGTTCCTCCTCCTCTGACCCAGCCCCCTCAGACCGCTCTGGGCCACAGATGTTGACCCCCCTGGGTGACAGGTTTGTCATACCTCCTCACCCCAAGGTGCCTgcccccttctccccacctccctccaagCCCAGGAGCCCTAACCCAGCTGCCCCTGCTCTAGCCACCCCTGCTGTGGTTCCTGGGCCCGTTTCTACCACTGATGCCAGTCCTCAGtcccctcccactccccagaCAACCTTGACTCCACTGCAGGAGTCTCCTGTCATTTCCAAAGACCAGTCACCcccaccatccccacccccatcttatcatccacccccaccacccactAAGAAGCCAGAGGTGGTTGTGGAGGCGCCATCTGCCCCAGAGACTGCTGAGGAGCCCCTCCAGGATCCCAGCtggcccccgcccccgccccctgcccctgAGGAGCAGGACCTGTCCATGGCTGACTTCCCCCCACCAGAGGAGGCCTTTTTCTCTGTGGCCAGCCCTGAGCCTGTAGGCCCTTCAGGCTCCCCAGAGCTTGGCAGCTCCCCGGCTGCTTCGTCCTCCTCAGCTACTGCTTCGCAGATTCAGCCCCCGGGTAGCCCAGACCCTCCTCCAGCTCTGCCAGCCCCAGCTCCTGCTAGTTCCGCCCCAGGGCACGTGGCCCAGCTCCCTCAGAAGGAACCGGTGGGCTGTAGCAAGGGCGGCGGGCCTCCCAGGGAGGACGTAGGTGCGCCCCTGGTCACGCCCTCGCTTCTGCAGATGGTACGGCTGCGCTCCGTGGGTGCTCCAGGAGGGGCTCCCACCCCAGCACTGGGGCCAGCAGCCCCCCAGAAACCACTACGAAGGGCCCTGTCAGGGCGGGCCAGCCCAGTGCCTGCCCCCTCCTCAGGGCTCCATGCTGCCGTCAGACTCAAGGCCTGCAGCCTGGCCGCCAGCGAAGGCCTCTCAAGTGCCCAGCCCAACGGACCGCCTGAGGCAGAGCCACGGCCTCCCCAGTCCCCTGCCTCCACGGCCAGCTTCATCTTCTCCAAGGGCACTAGGAAGCTGCAGCTGGAGCGGCCCGTGTCCCCTGAGACCCAGGCTGACCTCCAGCGGAATCTGGTGGCAGAACTCCGGAGCATCTCAGAGCAGCGGCCACCCCAGGCCCCAAAGAAGTCACCTAAGGCTCCCCCGCCTGTGGCCCGCAAGCCGTCTGTGGGAGTCCCCCCACCCGCCTCCCCCAGTTGCCCTCGAGCTGAGCCCCTTACTGCTCCTCCTACCAACGGGCTCCCTCACACCCAGGACAGGACTAAGAGGGAGCTGGCGGAGAATGGAGGTGTCCTGCAGCTGGTGGGCCCAGAGGAGAAGAtgggcctcccgggttcaggtacAGTGGGCAGTGCTAGCGTGAGGTCCCATTGCTGATGATGGGAAGTAGGAATCTGAAGTCCCGTCATGGGGGATTTGCTCTTGGATCTTTAACTTTTCTGGTCTGAGAATGCCTGGGAAGGGCAAGGTGTCACCCTTGCTGGGCCCCAGAGGAGAATGGTGTGTGAGTGTCAGGCCTACTGTGTTTGAATTCCAACTTTGCCTCTTTCCCTACCCTTCCTAGCTACATTGTAAAATATGGGGCAGTGACAGCTACGTTATAGTGTCTGAACATTTGTAGGGTGTCCAGCCCAGTGCTGCGGGCACGGTCAGTAAGTCAAAGGGGTAAGAAGATTGGGTGAGGGTATGCCTTGTTGGGCTCCTAGTGCCAGAACCAAGCCAGGAGGCCCCTTGCTAAGTGtcccttctttttctcccccagACTCACAGAAAGAGCTGGTCTGACCACCAGGCACCTCACTGGCACTGCTGACCCATCCCAGAAACACAATCTCAGGGACCCGAGCAGCTCCAAGGACGAGAGGATACAGCAGACACAACCTAATAGAGAGGGCgcctgcagccttaacctccacGGCCTTCAATACTTATGCAAGCCTGGTGTTGCTCCTGTCCTCCGAATCATCCCGCGCTCATGCCTTTTCCCGAATGGGTTCACCTCCGGCAGTTGCCGCTTCAGTCTTGGCCTTAGCCTCATCTTGAAGGAGGTAGCTGGCGGGAGAGGGTGGCTGCGCCCCCTGCTGGCCCTGAGGCCACAGAGTTGGGAGCAGGACACCTCACCcgagtttcatttttttatgtcCAAACCATGCACATGCTATGGTCCAGAATCAAAGCACTTTCGAAAAGTGGCTGCATGGCCATCCTCCCGGGCCCGGGAAGCTGCATTCCAAGGGCCtgtttacatggcagcagcatcCATCCCCGGCAGCCAGCCCATAGCTTGGGACCAGTCTGTGCCCTCCTGCCCAATCCAGTTTACTCCTCTTGGTTCCTGAAGGTGGCCAAGTCATTGTGTTCCCACAGGCTTCTctaggctgggggcaggggtggggctgtgGAATTCCAAAGCACAAAAGGTGCAGAGGGGATTGGCCTTCCTGTGCCTCAACTCACCAACCACCCTCCTGCCTTCCAGTTCTGCCAGGTGCTCCATGCTGGGGACAAGTAGGAGACTGCCAGGGCCCAAAGAAATGGGTGAGCAGTAGAGTCATCTCGGGGCACTTGGCGGTGTCAAGCACCTGCCCCTTGCCTCCTTCACCACACTGGGGTGGGTGGGCCCCCAGCACTTCAGAGGCAGGAGCCTTTGGGCTGAGCAAGCACTGAGGACGTGGATAGAAGGGAGCATCTGGAGGGGGAGAACTTCCTTAAGCAGAGGGCCCAGGCCTGGCCCTCCACACTTCATtctctgacctttctctctactCCTTTCGGTGCATGTCCTTTCTGCAGCTGCCTTTCAGCACAGGTGGTTCCACTGGGGGGGCTAACGCTGAGGGACAAGGATGGGAAGCCACAGGTGCATTTTACTCAAGTCTTCCCTAGTCAGTGAGGGGCACCCAGTGCTCCTAGGGCAGGCTGGGTGGTGTTCCCCTAGGTATCAGCCTCTCTTACTGCACTCTCCGGGAATGTTAACCTATTTTCAGCCTGTGCCTCCTGTCTAGGCAAGCTGGCTTCCCCATTGGCCCCTGTGGGTCCACAGCAGCGTGGCTGCCCCCCAGGGCCACCCCTTCTTTCTTGATCCTCTTTCCTTAACAGTGACTTGGGCTTGAGTCTGGCAAGGAACCTTGCTTTTAGCTTCACCACCAAGGAGAGAGGTTGACACGACCTCCCCGCCCCCTCACCAAGGCTGGGAACAGAGGGGATGTGGTGAGAGCCACAGGGTTCCCCTGGCCCTCTCCAGGGTGTTTCCTGCTAGTCACTACTGTCTTCTCCTCGTAGCTAATCAATCAATCTCCTCCCCTTGCCTGTGGGCAGTGGAGAGTGCTGCTGGGTGTACACTGCCCCTGCCCACCGAGTTGGGGAAAGAGGATAATCGGTGAGCCCTGTTCTGCTCAGAGCTCCTGATCTACCCCACCCCCTGGGATCCAGGACTGGGTCAAAGCTGCATGAAACCAGGCCCTGGCAGCAACCTGGGAATGGCTGGAGGTGGGAGAGAACCtgacttctctttccctctccctcctccaacgtTACTGGAACTCTTTATCCTGTTAGGATCTTCTGAGCTTGTTTCCCTGCTGGGTGGGACAGAGGACAAAGAAGGGAGGGTCTAGAAGAGGCAACCCTTCTTTGTCCTCTGGGGTAAATGAGCTTGACCTACAGTAAATGGAGAGACCAAAAGCCtctgatttttaatttccataaaatgttagaagtatatatatacatatatatatttctttaaatttttgagtCTTTGATATGTCTAAACAAAAAATCCATTCCCTCTGCCCTGAAGCCTGAGTGAGACACATGAAGAAAACTGTGTTTCATTTAAAGGTGTTAATTAAATGATTGAAACTTGGCTGTGGCTACTGCTTCTTAATGTGGTGGGGACAGGGCAGTGGTCTGGGCCCACATTTAGAAGGGAAAATGTTTTGCCTGCTGCACACATTGGACCCAAGTATGGGCCTCTTCTGCCTAGTACTGCCAAAGGGACTGTCAAGGTGTCGTGTCCATGTTATACCCCCACCGCCCATTACAGGGTAAAGGAACCCCAGACGAGGTGAGGGGCCAGCAGCTGCCTCACACTTGTGTTCTCTCTGGAGATGGTCCAGCTCACATCCAGACACCCTTGTTCagacattttatttgaatttatgacAGTGATGGGGATTTGACTGAGATGCCTTATGGAGAAGTACCCCACCGTCTCTGAAGACAGAATCACTCTCTGCCATTCATTCTGCCTGATGCTGACAACACGCAGCTGGTTTAGGGAGTGTCCCGGCCTAGCTGGATCAAGGGCAATTCCAGGAGCCCTGGGGCAGGCCCTGCCCCCCAGTGCCAAGCCTCAGAGGAAGCAGACGTTGGGAAAGTTGCCAACCACTTGGTAGGCCACTAGGTTCTCTGTTTTCCCTTCCGTTTCCTTTTCAGATCCCACCGTTTCCTGTTGGAGAGAAGCTGTAATTAGCCTAGGCCAGGTACTAGATCCCAGCTAGAGGCGCAGCTGCTGGGATAACTCCAAGAAAACCTGGGCACCAGTATTTTTCCAATTACAAGGACTGtggcataaatttttaaatgagttataTTGAAACCAGATTTCTCCAGCTGCCAAGGGAAGAAGGTAGGGCTGGACTCCCTGCTGCGGCCCAGCCCTTGTTAGGGGTTGGTCTCACTGCAGCCAGACAGGATGATGCTGGGTTCTGGGGAGGGTAAGCTGCCCCTTGCTGAATTCTGCATGGAATAAAGAGTCCAAACCCGCTGCTTCCGTGTCCTGAGAGATGGGTAAATGGGTGATGGATGGAGCAGACTGAAGAGACAGCAGATGACTCAGtggtggaagaagggaggaagacgCTGGGCTGGCTAGCTAATGTTCCCCCCTTTCAGCGATTTACAGGAAATGGACCCCAGCTTGGTCATGAAGTTGGTTTGTTTCCACTGTGCGATGCACTCTTCAGAAATTTTAAAGTCAGCCTGGAcaagatagagaaaaagagattttaatgATGGTGGTGGGACTgcaagaaaacacttttttttttttttttttcagggcagagtttcactcttgttgcccaggctggagtgcgatggcatgatcttggctcactgcaacctctgcctcccaggttcaagtgattctcctgcctgagcctcccgagtagctggcactacaggcatgcaccaccacgcccggctaattttgtacttttagtagacatggggtttctccatattggtcaggctggtcttgaactcccgacctcaagtgatctgcctgcctcagcctcccaaagtgttgggattacaggcgtgagccaccgtgcccagcctgaaaactCTCTTACATACCAGTAGGGTAAGCTGGCTCAGCTTTTCTAAGAGATGTTTGTCAAAAGCTTTCACATTCATCTTTTGACTCAAGTAAGTTCGTTTTAGGGAGttagtttaagaaaataaatctaagtGCAAAGGCCTATGCACCAAGACATCTGTCACATCTGTCACATCATTCTAACAGTGAAAAACCAAA includes:
- the KIAA1522 gene encoding uncharacterized protein KIAA1522 homolog isoform X2 — its product is MGNSHHKRKAPSGPRVRSFWRFGRSAKRPAGSAKAENDKRLSVGPGQGPGSAVDEHQDNVFFPSGRPPHLEELHTQAQEGLRSLQHQEKQKLNKGGWDHGDTQSIQSSRTGPDEDNISFCSQTTSYVAESTTAEDALSIRSEMIQRKGSTFRPHDSFPKSGKSGRRRRERRSTVLGLPQHVQEELGLRNEREAPCTPRAPGARDAIRIPTVDGRPRGTSGMGARVSLQALEAEAEAGAETEAMLQRHIDRVYRDDTFVGRSTGARPPPLTRPMSLAVPGLTGGAGPAEPLSPAMSISPQATYLSKLIPHAVLPPTVDVVALGRCSLRTLSRCSLHSASPASVRSLGRFSSVSSPQPRSRHPSSSSDTWSHSQSSDTIVSDGSTLSSKGGSEGQPESSTASNSVAPPPQGGSGRGSPSGGSTAEASDTLSIRSSGQLSGRSVSLRKLKRPPPPPRRTHSLHQRGLAVPDGPLGLPPKPERKQQPQLPRPPTTGGSEGAGAAPCPPNPANSWVPGLSPGGSRRPPRSPERTLSPSSGYSSQSGTPTLPPKGLAGPPASPGKAQPPKPERVTSLRSPGASVSSSLTSLCSSSSDPAPSDRSGPQMLTPLGDRFVIPPHPKVPAPFSPPPSKPRSPNPAAPALATPAVVPGPVSTTDASPQSPPTPQTTLTPLQESPVISKDQSPPPSPPPSYHPPPPPTKKPEVVVEAPSAPETAEEPLQDPSWPPPPPPAPEEQDLSMADFPPPEEAFFSVASPEPVGPSGSPELGSSPAASSSSATASQIQPPGSPDPPPALPAPAPASSAPGHVAQLPQKEPVGCSKGGGPPREDVGAPLVTPSLLQMVRLRSVGAPGGAPTPALGPAAPQKPLRRALSGRASPVPAPSSGLHAAVRLKACSLAASEGLSSAQPNGPPEAEPRPPQSPASTASFIFSKGTRKLQLERPVSPETQADLQRNLVAELRSISEQRPPQAPKKSPKAPPPVARKPSVGVPPPASPSCPRAEPLTAPPTNGLPHTQDRTKRELAENGGVLQLVGPEEKMGLPGSDSQKELV
- the KIAA1522 gene encoding uncharacterized protein KIAA1522 homolog isoform X1, which codes for MAARAPPAAPAAEEPGNPGGPPRRKKSRSGASGLRRAFSWLRGKRRKKKAAGAEGAEPAAPRAKKAEDKAKRAKGKGRGSAKAENDKRLSVGPGQGPGSAVDEHQDNVFFPSGRPPHLEELHTQAQEGLRSLQHQEKQKLNKGGWDHGDTQSIQSSRTGPDEDNISFCSQTTSYVAESTTAEDALSIRSEMIQRKGSTFRPHDSFPKSGKSGRRRRERRSTVLGLPQHVQEELGLRNEREAPCTPRAPGARDAIRIPTVDGRPRGTSGMGARVSLQALEAEAEAGAETEAMLQRHIDRVYRDDTFVGRSTGARPPPLTRPMSLAVPGLTGGAGPAEPLSPAMSISPQATYLSKLIPHAVLPPTVDVVALGRCSLRTLSRCSLHSASPASVRSLGRFSSVSSPQPRSRHPSSSSDTWSHSQSSDTIVSDGSTLSSKGGSEGQPESSTASNSVAPPPQGGSGRGSPSGGSTAEASDTLSIRSSGQLSGRSVSLRKLKRPPPPPRRTHSLHQRGLAVPDGPLGLPPKPERKQQPQLPRPPTTGGSEGAGAAPCPPNPANSWVPGLSPGGSRRPPRSPERTLSPSSGYSSQSGTPTLPPKGLAGPPASPGKAQPPKPERVTSLRSPGASVSSSLTSLCSSSSDPAPSDRSGPQMLTPLGDRFVIPPHPKVPAPFSPPPSKPRSPNPAAPALATPAVVPGPVSTTDASPQSPPTPQTTLTPLQESPVISKDQSPPPSPPPSYHPPPPPTKKPEVVVEAPSAPETAEEPLQDPSWPPPPPPAPEEQDLSMADFPPPEEAFFSVASPEPVGPSGSPELGSSPAASSSSATASQIQPPGSPDPPPALPAPAPASSAPGHVAQLPQKEPVGCSKGGGPPREDVGAPLVTPSLLQMVRLRSVGAPGGAPTPALGPAAPQKPLRRALSGRASPVPAPSSGLHAAVRLKACSLAASEGLSSAQPNGPPEAEPRPPQSPASTASFIFSKGTRKLQLERPVSPETQADLQRNLVAELRSISEQRPPQAPKKSPKAPPPVARKPSVGVPPPASPSCPRAEPLTAPPTNGLPHTQDRTKRELAENGGVLQLVGPEEKMGLPGSDSQKELV